In Monomorium pharaonis isolate MP-MQ-018 chromosome 3, ASM1337386v2, whole genome shotgun sequence, a genomic segment contains:
- the LOC105834552 gene encoding achaete-scute complex protein T3, whose product MTLVGPKEESVLPIMLSVQQQHHHHGLHATSSAQTHRGNVIVSTNSMPTNNSTLQHGCKRTKIYGQTTGPYGTVPHQPASVARRNARERNRVKQVNNGFATLRQHIPQTVAQALGSSTAGTHGGSRAGSKKLSKVETLRMAVEYIRSLQRLLEEHDGSSDSSGSSPTSLTSSNAPENGVSSDSNHSAELRLRGSITGEIHHHSSPHGSDLRHQHLRQNPSPTTFVPTTCSEASSSPTPSFVSETSSAGSQGYGTPSTLYTTHSDSYDNYEPMSPEDEELLDVISWWQQSQ is encoded by the coding sequence ATGACCTTAGTGGGGCCTAAGGAGGAGAGCGTCTTGCCCATCATGCTGAGtgtgcagcagcagcatcaccATCACGGTCTTCACGCCACTTCGAGCGCACAGACCCATCGCGGCAACGTGATTGTCTCAACCAACAGTATGCCAACGAACAACAGTACTCTACAACACGGCTGCAAGCGAACGAAAATCTATGGACAAACAACTGGGCCTTATGGCACAGTACCACATCAGCCTGCCTCGGTAGCTAGACGAAACGCGCGTGAACGCAACAGGGTGAAGCAGGTAAACAACGGATTCGCCACTTTGAGGCAACACATACCGCAGACAGTGGCGCAGGCACTGGGAAGTAGTACTGCTGGAACCCATGGAGGATCCAGAGCTGGTAGCAAGAAACTATCCAAAGTGGAGACTCTAAGAATGGCAGTGGAATACATCAGAAGTCTTCAACGTCTTCTCGAAGAACACGACGGTAGTTCCGATTCCAGCGGATCCTCGCCCACTTCTTTAACGTCCTCCAATGCACCCGAAAACGGAGTGAGCTCTGACTCTAATCATTCAGCAGAACTAAGACTACGAGGTAGCATCACCGGGGAGATTCATCATCACAGTAGTCCACATGGATCTGACCTTCGGCATCAACACCTTAGGCAGAATCCGAGTCCAACGACTTTTGTCCCAACGACATGTTCGGAGGCTTCGAGTTCACCAACTCCAAGCTTCGTCTCCGAAACCTCATCAGCCGGAAGTCAAGGTTATGGCACGCCTAGCACTCTTTACACGACGCATTCCGACAGTTACGACAATTATGAGCCGATGAGTCCGGAAGATGAAGAGTTGCTGGATGTCATTTCTTGGTGGCAGCAGAGTCAGTGA